From Aspergillus chevalieri M1 DNA, chromosome 4, nearly complete sequence, a single genomic window includes:
- a CDS encoding branched-chain amino acid aminotransferase, cytosolic (COG:E;~EggNog:ENOG410PF7Z;~InterPro:IPR036038,IPR018300,IPR001544,IPR043131, IPR043132,IPR005786;~PFAM:PF01063;~go_function: GO:0003824 - catalytic activity [Evidence IEA];~go_function: GO:0004084 - branched-chain-amino-acid transaminase activity [Evidence IEA];~go_process: GO:0009081 - branched-chain amino acid metabolic process [Evidence IEA]): protein MGSLAPTSTPAALDASTINFTRSTTLRPVPEIGSPEEKSHSYCTDHMLTVRWTVETGWQTPEIRPFENLSIPPTASCLHYATECFEGMKAYRGYDGKLRLFRPDCNGERLANSAVRTSLPGFGAGEVKKLVGRLLQIDGPRWLPKDQPGRFLYIRPTVIGNGTQLGVQAPKEALLFIIAVPWPDMSSNPSGLKLLASSPDTIRAWPGGFGYAKLGANYGPSLAAHGVATGQGFDQVLWLFGEERQVTEAGASNFFIVWENKQGKRELVTASLENQLILPGVTRRSVLELARERLASASATGLAPVDVVERPLTIAEVEEAWKEGRIVEAFVSGTAYFIAPVQIIRNGDVDMNMLEAGVERAGYATQIKAWLGAIMYGKEEHEWGYVIENEDGR from the exons ATGGGCTCTCTCGCACCCACATCCACACCCGCCGCCCTAGATGCCTCCACCATCAACTTCACCCGCAGCACAACCCTCCGCCCCGTCCCAGAAATCGGCTCCCCAGAGGAGAAATCCCACTCCTACTGCACCGACCACATGCTCACCGTCCGCTGGACGGTCGAAACCGGCTGGCAAACACCCGAAATCCGCCCCTTCGAGAACCTTAGCATCCCGCCCACGGCGTCCTGTCTGCACTATGCTACCGAGTGCTTCGAGGGCATGAAGGCGTATCGCGGGTATGACGGGAAGTTGCGCCTTTTCAGGCCCGATTGTAACGGGGAGAGACTTGCGAATAGTGCGGTGAGGACGTCGCTGCCGGGGTTTGGCGCAGGCGAGGTGAAGAAGCTCGTGGGGAGGTTGTTGCAGATTGATGGGCCGC GCTGGCTGCCCAAGGACCAACCCGGCCGCTTCCTCTACATTCGCCCCACGGTCATCGGCAACGGCACACAACTCGGCGTGCAAGCCCCCAAAGAAgccctcctcttcatcatcgccgtCCCTTGGCCCGACATGTCGTCCAATCCGTCCGGCCTGAAACTCCTCGCCTCCTCGCCGGACACCATCCGCGCCTGGCCCGGTGGTTTCGGGTACGCGAAGCTAGGCGCGAACTACGGGCCGAGTCTTGCGGCGCACGGCGTCGCCACGGGGCAGGGGTTCGACCAGGTGCTTTGGTTATTTGGGGAGGAGAGGCAGGTTACCGAGGCGGGGGCTAGTAATTTCTTTATTGTGTGGGAGAATAAGCAGGGGAAGAGGGAGTTGGTGACGGCGTCGTTGGAGAATCAGTTGATTCTACCTGGTGTTACGAGGCGGAGTGTGTTGGAGCTTGCGCGGGAAAGACTGGCCTCGGCTTCGGCGACGGGGCTGGCTCCTGTGGATGTTGTCGAGAGGCCGCTTACTATTGCCGAGGTCGAGGAGGCGTGGAAGGAGGGCAGGATCGTTGAGGCGTTTGTGTCTGGGACTGCT TACTTCATCGCCCCCGTGCAAATCATCCGCAATGGGGACGTCGACATGAACATGCTCGAGGCTGGTGTTGAGCGCGCTGGGTACGCCACGCAGATCAAGGCGTGGTTGGGGGCTATTATGTATGGTAAGGAGGAGCATGAGTGGGGATATGTTATTGAGAATGAGGACGGACGTTAG